A part of Aquaspirillum sp. LM1 genomic DNA contains:
- a CDS encoding bestrophin family protein, with amino-acid sequence MIIYPRRHWFRLLFVWRGSVLPRILSRLCLVLAISVVSVLLNDWWETRHAQSSLNIYIFTLMGVSLAIFLGFRNSASYDRFWEARKLWGLVVIASRTFSGKLLALLGDRTDSRVLMDGVCAFAYALKGQLRRDDVHHHLARLLPEAHYQQLVDSPCQPLLILGELQRQTAALRQSGQINDWQWQALDRQLDSLSEALGGCERISGTPIPFTYRVLLNRTVTIYCMLLPLGLSVSIGWLTPVIAVFIAYTYLALDVLGEELEEPFGKEGNDLPLSSLCHAIESSVRALRGEDMPLPAPQPQGVYLF; translated from the coding sequence ATGATTATTTATCCTCGCCGTCACTGGTTTCGCCTGCTGTTTGTCTGGCGCGGATCGGTGTTGCCGCGTATTTTGTCGCGGCTGTGTCTGGTGCTGGCCATCTCGGTCGTCTCGGTGCTGCTGAACGACTGGTGGGAAACCCGCCACGCCCAATCCTCGCTGAACATTTACATCTTTACCCTGATGGGCGTCTCGCTGGCGATTTTTCTGGGTTTTCGTAATTCTGCCAGTTACGACCGCTTCTGGGAGGCGCGCAAGCTGTGGGGGCTGGTGGTGATTGCCTCGCGCACCTTCAGCGGCAAGCTGCTGGCACTGCTTGGCGATCGAACCGACAGCCGGGTGCTGATGGACGGTGTGTGCGCATTTGCCTATGCGCTCAAAGGCCAGTTGCGCCGCGATGATGTGCATCACCATCTGGCCCGCCTGCTGCCTGAAGCGCACTATCAGCAATTGGTCGATTCGCCCTGTCAGCCGCTGCTGATTCTGGGCGAGCTGCAACGCCAGACCGCCGCATTGCGCCAGTCTGGCCAGATCAACGACTGGCAATGGCAGGCGCTGGACCGTCAGCTCGACAGCCTGTCCGAGGCGCTGGGTGGCTGCGAGCGCATCAGCGGCACGCCCATTCCCTTTACTTACCGGGTGCTGCTCAACCGCACGGTCACGATTTATTGCATGCTGCTGCCGCTGGGGCTGTCGGTCAGCATTGGCTGGCTGACCCCGGTGATTGCGGTGTTCATTGCCTACACCTACCTGGCGCTGGATGTGCTGGGCGAGGAGCTGGAAGAACCGTTTGGCAAGGAGGGCAACGATCTGCCGCTGTCGTCGCTGTGCCACGCCATTGAATCATCGGTGCGGGCGCTGCGCGGAGAAGACATGCCGCTGCCGGCCCCGCAGCCACAGGGGGTATATCTGTTTTAA
- a CDS encoding Bax inhibitor-1 family protein → MHIQLSSASASSTLAASRNKVLRNTYWLLALSLLPTLAGALIGVQVNFSFMRASPIVSSLVMMAAIYGLMFAVEKNRDNSAGVGLMLALTFVMGLLLGPLLQTALSLRNGGQLISLAAAGTSAAFFALAAIATVSKRDFSFLNKFLTVGAVVLMVAVVANIFLQLPALHLTLCVGFILFSSAVILFQIKQVIDGGETSYVSATLTLYVSLYNIFSSLLQLLMAFGGERD, encoded by the coding sequence ATGCACATCCAGTTGTCTTCAGCCTCTGCCAGTTCGACACTGGCTGCAAGCCGCAACAAGGTTCTGCGCAATACTTACTGGTTGCTGGCCTTGAGCCTGCTGCCCACCCTGGCCGGTGCCCTGATTGGCGTTCAGGTCAATTTTTCCTTCATGCGCGCCAGCCCGATTGTGTCCAGCCTGGTGATGATGGCGGCAATTTACGGTCTGATGTTTGCCGTGGAAAAAAACCGTGACAATTCTGCCGGCGTGGGCCTGATGCTGGCGCTGACCTTTGTCATGGGTCTGCTGCTTGGCCCGTTGCTGCAAACCGCGCTGTCGCTGCGCAACGGTGGCCAGCTGATTTCACTGGCCGCTGCTGGCACCTCGGCAGCGTTTTTTGCCCTGGCGGCCATTGCCACGGTCAGCAAGCGTGATTTCAGCTTCCTGAACAAATTCCTCACCGTGGGTGCCGTGGTGCTGATGGTGGCGGTGGTGGCAAACATCTTCCTGCAACTGCCGGCGCTGCACCTGACGCTGTGCGTGGGTTTCATCCTGTTCTCGTCGGCGGTGATTCTGTTCCAGATCAAGCAGGTGATTGACGGCGGCGAAACCAGCTATGTGTCGGCCACGCTGACCCTGTACGTCAGCCTGTACAACATCTTCAGCAGCCTGCTGCAATTGCTGATGGCGTTTGGTGGCGAACGCGACTGA